A segment of the Rhizobium leguminosarum bv. trifolii WSM1325 genome:
ATGTCCGGCCGATCGTACTGGACGGTCGGCGAACACGATGGAGTTCGGAGTGACCCCCGTCATCGTCAGCTTGCCGTCGGCCAGCGTCGCCCCGCCGGAATTGAGGACGGCGAGCGACGGCACCATCTTCCCGGCCGCGGTCGCTCCAATGGTCTTGGAAGCGGGTGCCGTGATCGCGTCTTCGGCCAACGCCGCTCCTGCGCACGACACCAGGCAGGCTACGGCGACTGTGCCGATCCGAATATGGCGTTTCATGGAGAATCCTCCTGGTTGCTACTTCACGAGACCGAGGTTGACGAGCTGGACGCGTCGATTGTCGGCGGCCTGCGGATTCGACGGATCTCCGGGCCACTCCTCGCCGACGCCGATCGCGAACAGACGATCCGGGGCGATGGAAAATGTCGTCGACAGCGCCTCCGTGATCGCGTTCGCCCGCTTCTGGCTGAGGTCCAGATTGTGCTTGGCGTCGCCCGTCGAGCTCGTGTGTCCGACGACAAGGAACTTGTAGCGCCGCAGGTTCGGATGATGCAGGGCGTCGGCGATCATGCCGACGGTGCGATAGGATTTCGGTTCGATGGCGATGGAGTCGTTCTCGAAGTCGATCTCGACGATGAGCTGCGACAGCTTCGAAAGCTTCTGCCAGTCGGGAAGCCCGGCGAGGCCCTTGCCTGCACTCGCCGCCGCTTCTTCCATAAGCAATGCGAGGTCAATGGCCGGAGCTCCGCCCTGCAATCTGTCGAGCGTGCGCACCACCTGCGGGCCGCTCAGTTCCTGGGCGAATGGATGGCCGGGTGCCAGCAGCAGCCCGGCGGCGAACATCGTTGCGAGTCGAAAGCTCTTCATGAACCTGTGTCCCTTCAACATCGTTCACCGCCAGCCGGCGTCGGTGATGGCCTGGCCGCACTGGCCTTCGTTCACGCGCGTCGCCTTGTTCAGGCAGGAAAGAATGTTGCCCTCCCCCACCACGCCGCTGCAGAACTGCGCGACATAGTGCTTGCAGATTGTGGTGAACGACGACTGGGCGGCAAGGCGCTGCCCGATGGACGAGGTGACGCTCGCCAGTGTCGCCGTACAGGTCGGCGAAACTTTCGCGGCATGGGTCTCGAGGCAGTTCTGGATACGGCCGCTTCCAAGGTTCAGGCCCTTGCAGAACTTCTTGATGTCGGATCCGCAGTCGTTGGCGAGCGTGCTCACCGCGTCGGCGAAGCTGATGGTGTCGGCACGGGCCGCACCGCTGAGCGCCAGGAACGCGACCAGCGCCCCTCCTAACAGTCTGGTTCTGGTCGACATGCTTCCCCCATCGTGAACAATTGATCGTCGGAGAAACTCCCCCGCACGCATCTGGTGCGCTTTCGGGGGTGAGAAGGGAAGTATGTTACGGTTACACGGACCGTAGGAGACGGCTTTCAACGTGTCGCCGCAACGACGGATGTGGAAGCTACCGGCCCCGTTCTGGCGGTCCATCCTCTACGGCCTGTCCGAAGCGAGCCAGTTCGAGCGAGTAGCAGAATAGTCCGAACAGCGTCGCCGCCACATACACGCTCTTCACGCACGCCTGAGCGAATGGCGGTAAGGCGTCGAGTTCCGGCAGATGCCTGAAGAAGATGGCCGAGAAGAGCGCGCCGCCGAAGAAGAAGCTGACCCGCTGGCGAAGAAGAGCAGATGCGCCACGAAGACGTTGTGAAACGGCGACGTGACCGGCACCCATTTCAACCGTATCCAGTAGAAGCAATGGAGCAGCGCGGCGCTGACAACAACCCCACCTGGTCCGAGAGAGCGAGCGTCCGCCGTTCG
Coding sequences within it:
- a CDS encoding OmpA/MotB domain protein (PFAM: OmpA/MotB domain protein~KEGG: hypothetical protein), which produces MKSFRLATMFAAGLLLAPGHPFAQELSGPQVVRTLDRLQGGAPAIDLALLMEEAAASAGKGLAGLPDWQKLSKLSQLIVEIDFENDSIAIEPKSYRTVGMIADALHHPNLRRYKFLVVGHTSSTGDAKHNLDLSQKRANAITEALSTTFSIAPDRLFAIGVGEEWPGDPSNPQAADNRRVQLVNLGLVK
- a CDS encoding hypothetical protein (KEGG: cysteine rich repeat protein) — protein: MDRQNGAGSFHIRRCGDTLKAVSYGPCNRNILPFSPPKAHQMRAGEFLRRSIVHDGGSMSTRTRLLGGALVAFLALSGAARADTISFADAVSTLANDCGSDIKKFCKGLNLGSGRIQNCLETHAAKVSPTCTATLASVTSSIGQRLAAQSSFTTICKHYVAQFCSGVVGEGNILSCLNKATRVNEGQCGQAITDAGWR